A region of the Epinephelus fuscoguttatus linkage group LG13, E.fuscoguttatus.final_Chr_v1 genome:
TACTGACAACATGTCAGAGGAGTCTGTAGACTACATCATGGACTATGAGGAGCCATGTAGCACAGCGCTCAGCAGCGAATTCAACAAGATTTTCCTGCCAGCAGTTTTCGGAATAATTTGTATTCTGGGAGTCTCTGGCAATGGAttagttgtttttgtcatgggCTTCCAGAAAAAGGTTAAGACGATGACAGACAAGTACCGGCTCCATCTCTCTGTGGCTGATCTCCTCTTCGTCATCACGCTGCCCTTCTGGGCCGTGGATGCAGCCAGCAACTGGTACTTTGGAGGTTTCCTCTGCAAGTTTGTGCACATGATCTACACATTGAACCTGTACAGCAGCGTACTGATCCTGGCCTTCATCAGTCTGGACAGATATTTGGCGGTTGTGCATGCCACCAACAGCCAAGCCACAAGGAAGCTGCTTGCGAACAGAGTGATCTATGTGGGTGTGTGGCTGCCTGCAGCTGTGCTCACTGTACCTGACCTGGTGTTTGCCACGACGCTGGACACAGGGTCTTTCTCAAACTTTCTCATCTTCGACGAGACCATGGAGACTGCAGACTCCCGGATCAGCTGCCAGCGCATCTATCCACAAGAAACCAGTCAAAATTGGATAGTTGCCTTCAACTTCCAGCACATCCTGGTGGGCTTCATACTGCCCGGTCTGGTCATCCTCATCTGCTACTGCATCATCATCGCCAAGCTGTCACGAGGTGCCAAGGGCCAGACTCTGAAGAAGAAAGCGCTGAAGACCACGGTCATcctcattgtttgttttttcacctgCTGGCTGCCCTACTGTGTTGGCATCTTCTTGAACAACCTGATAATTCTGAAAGTGATCTCTCCCTCTTGTGAACTTGAGCAAGCGCTGTCCAAGTGGATTTCAATCACAGAGGCGCTGGCCTTTTTTCACTGCTGCCTGAACCCCATCCTCTATGCTTTCCTGGGAGTTAAATTCAAGAAATCGGCCAGGAGTGCACTGACAGCCAGCAGCAGATCAAGTCAGAAAGTGACTCTCATGACAAAAAAGCGAGGGCCAATTTCATCTGTGTCAACAGAGTCCGAGTCCTCAAGTGTTTTGTCAAGTTAACAAAcagtcaaactctgagtctgtgACTTGATAATCtcaggagaggaagaaaaactaAGCTTCAGTTTCAAAGAACTTACTACATTTTGTACAGatgtaaaaagaaagagtttttATACTTTTTGATTTGTTTGCCTTGTTAACTGCGATTGTGAGTCTTGTGTTTTTATCGCAATTTGTGCAAGTTTTATGTCCCTCAAAGCAGATTGTGTCCTCAGGCAGTGCCTCATTTCCACTCGTTCAGCTTTACAATCAagattcattttctgtgttttcatctTTACAATCTGTGCTGCTGTATTAAAGCTCAGGCATACGGTGCCCTATTCTGTTTTTAGGGATAGTAGCTGCTCTTGGAAACCTGTATATAGTTTGTAGCATTTGTGTGTTCGCACTTAAGTTGTGTGACTGTCTGAAAGCTATTATTTATTGCCGTCGTTCACACTGGAAGTTTTGTAAAAGAGAGAGAAtgcatgctgctttttttttttattattattatttttttttaaccattttatatttgtttttttatggaaaaataaaaaattcagtGCTTCTAATACAACTGTGTGGTGTGCATTTTCAGATAAAACCAGCTCCTCCTTCCCtcagggggtgggggtggaggatgaggtgtgtgtgttggaaggGTGGGGtggaggaagggggggggggggggtcctaACACAAATGTCTCCACCTGATCTGCCTAGAAAGCAGAAGGACGACTGAGCAGGCAGGCCCTGTAATTGCAGGAACATCTGTGCACTTTTACATCTTAAGCAGCCATGACACAAAAGCTAAAATCTTTGGTTATAATTAGCACCCATATGGCTCCTTAACAAAGAAAATAGCATGTTAAGTTCTCCTTTgactcattttctttcttttcagtttGCAAGATATACTGCCTCCATTATGTTTGGCTTGTAAACAAGTGTTATCCTCATTCACTGCACAGAGTGGGTCAGTGGGTCAACTTAGCTATCTCCCCgctcacaaaacaaaaaataatagcaTTCAGGACACTGGTTGTATATGCTGACAATGCATATAGGCAGGCATAGTCTTTGTTGAGCACTCGTGCAATATATCATCAGCAATAAAGCTGCATTCTCAAGTGACAAGATCCAACATAAAATGACACGTTTCGCGCACACACATTGACATCAGTCTCACTGAAGGCTCCTCTGTTCTCAGTACATAGTAAGGATTTAATCTGGGTTGACTGGTGACAGGGTGATGTTCAAGTTGGAGACCAAAGGAAGCTGGCAACAATAGATCCTGAGGAGAATGAAGTCTTCAAATGGCCGCTGTGCAATGCAATGCTGGTATCCATTCAAGACTCCAACGGAGCAACATTTCCATTTCTTTAAGTGTAAAAGAAGGTGTGAAGTGCCCCCTTCAAGCCACAAGGTTAATGGATAATTTGTGGCTCTGGTCTCTCACAATGACACAGGATGAAACAAAAGGTGCTTTTTTTCAGTTGGAAATGTTCCCAGATGATTCGGAATTAGCATACGAGCTGCGTTGCCTCAGTCTGTGCAGAGACAGATATGTGATTAACCCTTCCAAGTGTTGAGATGAATCTGTCTTCATCTGCTTCTCCTTTTACTGTCACCCAGAAATGTTGTGAGAGACTTTAGGATCAGATCAACCACCATATATGCAGAACTGTACTTCATGTACACACATCAGATATCCGAAGtacatgtttttaaataaaagtgcacagatataaaatataatcaaaAAATCTTTACTGTTGCAAACTTCTGTCCAGCAAAAGACTTTAAAAGAGATTAAACCATAAGCATGATTTGAACAGAGGCTATCTAGCTGGTCAAGACAACAAGATGAATGTGGTTTTACATTACTAACAGTTcgccatatttttttttcatgaattttacTGATTATTCGGCTCCCATTGATGTACAACATGCCATTTTCTAAATACTTAACCGTTATCACCATAACAAACTATAATGCTTTTATCTTTATCATCCAAAGTGTCCACTTCAGTGCACAAACAGTACTCAGAGCCCATTTGGGAATAAACCCTTGGGTGCAATGAGGTGTCCTTTCATTCATAATTAAAGCTTTTGCTCGCTGTGTGTGATGAGAAAATATTCACGGTTCAGTAACATACACATCTAAATCCTTATACTGCCTCTTCAGTTCTATCAGCttaaatgtatgtttattttaCATAGACCAGGCTCTTCTGACATGATAATATTCTCATGATACTGTAGCCATCGCCTCCTGCAAAACATCAATATCACCTTCCTGTGCAATATTGCAAAAGTCCAACCTTTCTGACGTCTTATATATTATTCAAAACAAACTCATATGTGTATGTTGAAGTAGTGAGGAGTTTCTTGTTTGCATTATGGGTTAAAGGGCAAAGCTGTTGAAATGGACAGGAAATGTAGTCTTCTGGTGATTCATTACCAGTGTGCATCAAGTTCCTAACTGCAACTTGAGACCATGGTCCAGAATGTGCAGCGCCTCATTCAGGTTTTGCTGTTGAGATGTACTGAATTTATGAGAAGCAGTAAGTGCAGAGATTATTTAAAAGGGCGAATACAAACTGAGCATGAAAGGAACACAAATACCACAGGTTCCTTTTGGGCAGTGACATGCTCCACTAATGGTTACATTGTTTTGGTTGGAAAGTGAGCAGCAGGAAGGCTGTTTCCTGCACCGGGAGCTCCTGTGGCCAACAGCCTGAGAAAAGCTTTGATGACCCCCCACTGTATTCAAACCACAGTCACTAGCTGTGCTTGGCCGTTCCTGCAAAGGTCAATGGATACCTGGATGCACTGAGTGCACTCGACCGAGGGCGTGAAAGTAATTTCACAGAGGGTGTCAGTTTTAGTGTTCATGTGGATATGTTAAAACTAAGACATGGCCACACATgctggtgtttgtgtgcatgtttttttttttcttgtatacATCCAATGACAAAATAGTGTAACTAGTATGTAATTATAAGGTTCTTCAGCATTAGGGCACCTTCTTAACCAAATACTTTAGACCACAGACTACAATTTGCACAGGGTAGTTGGGTGCTAATATTCCTCCCTATTATTTTTTGGCATCTGAAACAGAAACACCCAAACAATGCTGTACCTTGATAAACAATATACTCAGCTGTGTATGGAGGATATACGCAGGCACAGGGGGTACTCCCatctctttttctggctgttttcAGCACACCCgtctatcagccaaaaagctgGAATATATCGGAGAATATACCCACTTTTCCCTTTGTTACCTATAGGTaacctgtggctccggagccacatgtggctgttacgcccctctccagtggctccctgtggcctTGACAAAAAATGATGTGAAAATGAACAACattttgattaaaataaaatgaagtggaataaaataaaataaaaataataatgataataataatgtagtTCAGAtgtctttttctcattttgccAAACCTCTGCAGCACTGGCCAGTCTTGAGTCTCcctatggattccaaatccacaaaaggaaaagtctaagaggaaaataaaaatgataaaagtgCATGGACAAATTTGTTGTCTTCCACTGCCATAACTGCAAAgtttaagtaccaaataatcataaatagcccacaGCAGAGTAGTAAAGGttaatagtaaaggttgctgacccctgacctAATAAAACACCCTCCTCATCAACAACCACTACATACTGCCATAGGTTGCATTTAGTCCACACCATTTATTTCCCTTTATTGCAGTTTTACACGATTATCAATTCATATTCAATCTGGtccttttttaaagaaatgtccATTTTCTAATGTTATTTGAAAATGTCCCTCACTTCCAATCAAATTAGCCTGCTTATTTCCAGAATTTATTTTCAAGTTGATTACAAATGCGGCTTTTTGGCATAATATGAtctgattatatatatataaaaaagataaatttaaCCCTTTTCTGAAGCCATTCAGGTTTTTCTCCATTATTTTGTCTATTTTGTCGCGCGGAGGAATAACAATATAAGTCAGCCGGAACTACCCGTCAGACACTCGTTTCTTGCCGGAACCCTCAGCATCCGCCATTTGGTGCTCTGCTGAAACAAGTCCTTCCTTCCTGTGCACGTCCATGCTGTGAACAGCTGATGTGGTGCTTCTCTGTGACAGACAGCCGTGAAACATTTCGTCCTCATTCTTCAAGAACATAACCCGACATGACTAAAGAGGAAGCTCAGGGGTAAGAATGAAGTGAAAGTTGTGTTGTACGTCTCACAGCAGCTCCAGCACTCTGCGCTTTAACTAGCTTATGCTGACATTAACGTCGGTACAGTTAGCATCTAGCTAGCATTACCTACATAAGCAGCAGATTGCATCATCTGACAGTTCAAGTAGATGCATCTCAAAAGCTTACCTGTATGAACAGAAAGTTTAAATAGCAACAATATAAACACAAGATGAACCTGCGTGctggctggtgtgtgtgtgcagtctcGGTTTTATGTGCTTCATCACCATATTACATTAAAGACATCTTGAATCACATTCATCCACATTAGGTCGTGTTCAGCAGGCACATCCCCCTGCTGTAAAGTTACACCTGTCAGTTTCGCCTCTGGGTATGGACCACGTCTTTTCCAGTGTTAAAATCGTAGCTACAGACAAGGAATGTTTGAGGTGTCAGTAAAGCAGTGTGCCTTAAATAACTTCaatttattgcagaaaatacacTGAGTGATCGCAAAAAGTAAATCCTGGGTGATGCAAGTCAATGCAACACTATCCCTGCACTAAATACTACATTACTTAAAATGTTAAGATTTGGTTAATAACTACTACTACTTGTGTGATACCTCAATTTTATGGCACAAAACAGCATTATAACAAAAGTTATTTCTAAAGTTTTGTATACCTCACTTACAAATAGTAAGGAGAAGTATAGGATCTTGTAGCACCTTACAGTATAATACAGATCAGTGCGATAGTATTAAATAGTAGCTTCAATAATTACAGGTGATTTGAATCAAACCTTGTCAACAATCGGGTGGGACGCACCAGATTGGCTACGATACTGATATGATACTTTAGTCACGAGATGATACAATTTCAATTTTCACCGTGTTgagatatgctgagtattgtgatgacacatattgcaatatcttgatattgatttcttttttttttaagtgcaaaTAATgttcccaaaggaaaactttttaACATCTTATTTatataataagataaagttttcagttagctaatcatttttattgtcgCACAGTGTTCTAGGGACActgttgattttattattttataggctaccaaaagtttcatttgtatttggtacattaataatttatacagtaaaaaaaaggaTAGGTGGCACCGTGTGTAGCCAtgcaaaaatatcacaataacatATTGTCCTTCCCCCCACACCCTTAATCAATGACTTATTTGTTTCACAAATGTGAGATTGTAGGGCTGCTGCACTGGATTGCATTTCATCCTAAAGAACTTTAAATTGGAATTCTGTGTACTTTGGATGACTAAGCCTCAGACAAGGACTGATAgcagagatttttttaatgtgcaacTGCTCTCTCCATTTATTGCCTTTTATGAATACACCTGTTTCCGTTATGATGTCTGTTATTCAGTAATGGCAGTTAACTGATTGTTGTGAGTTGCCAAATATCACTCGCCATTTATGTTTCACTTTGCAACATATATTCATTGGTCTGCAAGTACTTAAATTTGCAAGGTAAAGAATGGAGAACCACAAAATTTGTTTTCATACTGATTTGATAGCAGATTGCAGACAGCTGCTCCAGAGAGTCAGCCCATCTCACTTGCCTCAGGGTGAAAAAGATTGTTAATCCAGTTTAACAAATCCAACCAGTTGGTGGAGCACATAAAGACCAGCCCAAGTGCTTTAATAATCTATGTCCTAAATTCACCTTCAGTTCAGGTTTGTAATAGCACTGCTGTAACAAAGGGTAGCAATAGGCGACTTGTATGTGTTCCAAAAGAAATGTATCACCAAATTTAGTTACTTTCAGGTGTTACAAACAATTTTGTCTTCAACTTGTTGGAACAATGATAGTTTTAAATTTAGCCATAAGGGAAGTAAAAAACTTAGTGTGAAGTCCCCGCTCAGAAGAAAAGGATATcatgttttgtgatttttttttttgtgtgtgtcttgtttagGCTTTATTGCTATGTATAGTTGGTCTTTGGTCCTTGTTATTTCCTGTGTCTAAATAGGAACAGCTCCCATTTTGCTCACAGGCTTCCCTCAGGTCCAGACACCTGGTCATAAGGAAAACCAAACAGCACTCACCCATTCACCTGCAGTCTTAGCACACATTTATAACTCTGCAAGTCGCATTTGGAAAAGTGTAAAGTCCACACTGTTTATAATATTAAGTCTGTGACTACTTGGTTTATTGcagcttattttattttacaaccTTTTGTTCTTTGACCTGAAATATTGGCATATCACTTAGTCATTGGGCCACAGCTGCCGCTTTAATGGTGCCCTGATAAAAAACCAGCATGCATCActtgaatgttttatttcagtttgaaagGCAGTGTTTTCATTTCACTAAATATGtgattaaatattattattaaaatccaCAAAAAATGTGACCTTGTGCTCTATTGTGTTTTACTACAGCCTGTTTATGACTGTTTTCGAAGGTTTGTATTAGTTTAAATAATTAGATTCATGTGCATTTCTGCTGTCCTACCCGCTGTATTGTGATCTGTTATATCTCGATAAGAGTGTATTTAGTCTACTGTTCTGTTGCAGCCACAAAACAAACTTTACTTTATAGGCTAATGTCACGCATTTATCAGCACTGACGCTGTTGTGCTGTGTTGCAAGGCAGTGACATTTAACAAATAAAGACACCTTTAGGTTCAGATAAGACTGAATGTTATCATAATTGGATAATCTGTATTCCTCACAAATTCTATACTAGattagaaagtgctgctgagACGACTGTCTCCTTAGAGCCTTATTGTTTATCTCGCTAATCTTACTTTCTGACAATTCTGCTTTTAGCCGTCCTCCAAACTCCCATCCCTAAATTCACACAGGCTAcagatgttttgtttgaaaCAACAATGGGGATGCAGGTAGCACAGACTTAAAAGCTGGAGGTGGTGATGGCTTTGAATGAATTTTCCCAGGCGGTCAACAACTTCCTCATGGGATACAGGAGGAATAGAAGGTGGAAGTTGACttaaatgtttatgttgtgtaCCTCTTCCTGTTTCAGAGCGgcggaggaggagcagcaggctCAGTCAAAGAAAGGCCTGAAGAAACAGCAGAAGGAAGCGGAGAAAGCTGCAAAGAAGGCTGAGAAGCAGGCCAAGCTGGTcagtgttgtatttttttgttttgttttttctgttttgttgtttcacaTCCGTCGCCCCCTCTTACAGCTGGTAGGGCTGTGACGTGCAACTCTGCAGGGCATTGTGGGTCCGGGAGGGTCGGTTAGCTGCAGGGGGGGCAAGAGTATCCATTGTTTAAGTATTCCTGtcattttggtttgtttatgtCCACCCAAACAAAGTGCTATTTTTTCTACATGGAGTGCATGACATATAAGCAGCTCTGAACATGCAACTGATAGACATGGACATGTACACAGTACCTGGGTGCGGGAGCTTTTCTgagtggagtttgcatgttctcctcatgtcagtgtgggttttttccgggtactccagcttccaccaacagtccaaagacgtgcaggttaattggtgactctaaattgtccgtaggtgtgaatgtgagtgtgaatggttgtctgtctctatgtgtcagctgtgtgatagtctggcgacctgtccaaggtgtaccctgcctctcgcccaatgtcaccTGGGATAAgctccaacccccccccccgcgaccctgaagaggataagtggttagaaaatggatggatggatggatgtacaCAGTAAGGGCCACTGTCACAACAACATCGTATGAGCTTTATTAATCATTAATAATGTTAGTCAGATTCATCATGAATGTCCTTTGTCGatgcagtggttccaaactacttgcagacaacaaaaaaaaagtgcagcatAATCACCACATCCGATGTCACAGTAATGGCCTACCGCTGCTTTCAAATTAAAGCACGGTTGGAAATTAGCATTggccaccagccaaatgctggtaaaatatgcaagtggcagTTAGATTTGCTTtgctcaccagccaaaaaaacaatggtCATCTATTCagaacagggaactgaagctgttgtaTCCATCCAttctctcctcaaagccagaacACAAGAGTTGCTGGTCTATAGCTGGCTGgatttgttagtttgtttgggTTATTTTATTTCGTGACTTTAGCGACTCTAAACTAGCCCTATAAACCATCAAAGTCATTCTGATACCAATCAGCGCAGCAAGTCCTGTTTTCTCTGAGGTAAAAGTACTGCATTTGTTAAAGATGTCTGGTGGCTTCTAAGAAAGCATAGATTCAGTCCCTGTAGgagagggctgtctgacagcaaggtaaagccatgaaaatattctcaatgcAGTGTACACTATAAactgaaattgattttttttttttttttctttttcggCAAGCCTCTTTCCGGATGTGCAGCAGTCCGTTTCTAAATTTTTCCTTAGGCAGTCCCTGAAAGCAAATGCATCATCTAGCTTGACACTGACTTATCCAAGACTAATTAGACACCCTGTGCATCAGTGTGTCATGATTCAATGGGCGTTTATAGGTGAAAGCAAGAAAGTCTGCTGAATTTGTCCAGTCAGCATGTCTCATGGAAGAAGCAGGTGTTGTCACTGTTTAATACCTTGGCTATTGCTGCCTTTATCAGTGCAGCCTAGGAAGCACTGCCTAGGGGGAGACCTGAAAGCTGAGTTGAATGTTCATTGAGTGAATGTTAGCTTTGTTATTTGCCGCCGTGCACTTTTTGTGCTGACACTTGTCACTTTAGTGGCTCCGGTGTGGGTTGGTTGCTTCAAGGCCATAGCAGGTCTATATCCAGTTGATCATAAGCTGCAATATCATCCATCATGTGAGTGGATTATCATATCAAGGATGGGCGATTCCAATTCACTCCTCCGCCACCAGCCATTTCCATACACCAATATCAATTTGCATAGGAAATGGAATTGTAACTTTGCCAAGAGTCGATCTCATCGCACTGTGGGAGTCATTTGCCTAGGAGTCAGTGCAGAGATAAAAAATCTGTCCA
Encoded here:
- the LOC125899985 gene encoding C-X-C chemokine receptor type 4-like, whose translation is MDRLLNMTLNYSYDFDDNNTDNMSEESVDYIMDYEEPCSTALSSEFNKIFLPAVFGIICILGVSGNGLVVFVMGFQKKVKTMTDKYRLHLSVADLLFVITLPFWAVDAASNWYFGGFLCKFVHMIYTLNLYSSVLILAFISLDRYLAVVHATNSQATRKLLANRVIYVGVWLPAAVLTVPDLVFATTLDTGSFSNFLIFDETMETADSRISCQRIYPQETSQNWIVAFNFQHILVGFILPGLVILICYCIIIAKLSRGAKGQTLKKKALKTTVILIVCFFTCWLPYCVGIFLNNLIILKVISPSCELEQALSKWISITEALAFFHCCLNPILYAFLGVKFKKSARSALTASSRSSQKVTLMTKKRGPISSVSTESESSSVLSS